A single region of the Gloeocapsa sp. DLM2.Bin57 genome encodes:
- a CDS encoding ABC transporter ATP-binding protein, whose product MLNAVQSFWRSLMMVMQAAQRDLQNLIILSLIGGVDPPISLFLNKLIIDEVSCLLGQKITTSAVAVLMQESVLRWSIAGLIFLGLVKDSINTLNALTIGSLRDRVQGFVQEKVLEKVANFEDIALFENPELLNKVQLTETGIQRLSHLSFILITTLNGFFSFIPAILLSASISWWIPVVLFIFSTPSVYVELKYQKQSWKVEKTQASVVRQMNIYKEVLTSPVYAKELRLFSLQGLFLERWHSLFRNMLNAMLKIRSQGSIEIIIWSMLSGLGTALPYGYVILGAIGGKYTLGDLALFAGLILQVRQSLYLLINSGADFYNVALATSPIFEILALKPQIKLLLPASNPISPQPGLTICGGLQTSSTGTAIITTLG is encoded by the coding sequence ATGTTAAATGCTGTTCAGAGTTTTTGGCGCAGCCTGATGATGGTTATGCAAGCAGCACAGAGAGATTTACAAAATTTAATTATTCTCAGTTTAATTGGGGGAGTAGATCCCCCAATATCACTTTTTCTCAACAAATTGATTATTGATGAAGTATCTTGCTTATTAGGACAGAAAATAACTACTAGTGCAGTGGCAGTACTAATGCAAGAATCTGTTTTACGATGGAGTATAGCGGGATTAATTTTTTTAGGTTTAGTAAAAGATTCTATTAATACCCTCAATGCCTTAACTATTGGTTCATTACGTGATCGCGTGCAAGGTTTTGTACAAGAGAAAGTATTAGAAAAGGTTGCTAATTTTGAGGATATTGCTTTATTTGAAAATCCTGAACTATTAAACAAAGTTCAATTAACTGAAACAGGTATACAGCGTCTTAGTCACCTATCTTTTATTCTCATTACCACCCTCAATGGATTTTTTAGTTTTATCCCTGCTATTTTACTGTCTGCTTCTATTAGTTGGTGGATCCCAGTAGTCTTATTTATTTTCTCTACACCCTCAGTTTATGTAGAACTCAAGTACCAAAAGCAAAGCTGGAAAGTAGAAAAAACCCAAGCTAGCGTAGTGCGCCAAATGAATATTTATAAGGAGGTTTTAACCAGCCCCGTCTACGCTAAAGAGTTACGTTTATTTAGTCTGCAAGGATTATTTTTAGAGCGTTGGCACAGTCTTTTTAGAAATATGTTGAACGCAATGCTAAAAATACGTTCTCAAGGCTCAATAGAGATTATAATTTGGTCAATGTTAAGTGGTTTGGGTACAGCACTTCCCTATGGTTATGTTATTTTGGGGGCGATTGGTGGTAAATATACTTTAGGGGATTTAGCACTTTTTGCAGGTTTAATCCTACAAGTACGCCAGAGTTTATACTTACTGATTAATAGTGGGGCTGATTTTTATAATGTTGCCCTAGCTACAAGTCCTATTTTTGAGATATTAGCCTTAAAACCCCAAATAAAATTATTATTACCCGCTTCTAATCCTATTTCACCCCAACCAGGTCTAACTATTTGTGGCGGACTGCAAACATCGAGCACTGGGACTGCAATCATAACCACTTTGGGAC